The Oryza brachyantha chromosome 7, ObraRS2, whole genome shotgun sequence genomic interval ACGAGGACCATCTCGAAGAGGTGTGGGCGGTGGCAATTGTCGCAAAGACATGTCTGAATTCAAAGGCATCAAGGCGGCCCTCTGCTCGCTATGTCCTGAAAGCCCTGGAGAACCCGCTGAAGATTCTGAGGATGGCGTCCCGCTCCAATTCAGCAAGGCTCAGGAGCTCATCATCCCGGAGCTCCTGGCAGTCTGCTTTCCTTCAAGGAAACCGGTACCAGAGCCTCGAAACCGCATCGTCGTCAGGGCAAATTCTGGACCGGAAACACTCAGCCAGATCACATGGAAGTGGGGGAGAGACCTCCTTCTCCTTCAAGAGAGCCTCTCGGGAGATCGCTCCAGAGCCAGAAGGTTTCGAGGAGAATGTTTTTGTGTAGGACTGAAATTACACGATTCATTCGAAGAATTCGTGATTCTTTCATACCTGTGTATAATTCTGATATTTTGATGAGCATGATTCAAGGTCTCGAAGTGAGAATTGTGCATATAGAGAAGTTTTCGggggttttctttctttcttttttgcttcatATGTTCAAGAATTTGTCTTGGTTTATTGGACAGATGGTACTTGAATGTTTTATTGTGCACATAGcatttgctcttttttttccttatcatATCAAGCAGTAAGCTTTTTCGTTAGCAAAAATACTTCTCTTTTGGGAATCACTAGAAAAATACTTCTAATAATAACTATGAGGCGTCAcatctttttttaagtaaatacTCGTCCGTTTTAAAATGTAACACTTTCTAGGTATCCTTATCTAgttttatatgtatgctaataaatctataagtcttataatataaaacagaggtagtaataaTTTGCCATGATTAGGGCTCACAATATTGTTTGAATCCCATCGAATTGTCATTCAAAATTCCACGAATTTATCATCTAGCCGAACAAAATCGATACAAAAATATCTCTATGATGTGAATGCGTGGAGTAAGGACAAAAAGAATGAATGAATCATTCAGGCTGATATAGAAAAGAGTAGAGGAGGAGCAGTACACTGGATATTTTGTTGCGTggattggcgacggcgaggctcaccggcggcatcGCCTCGAGTGAGGTATCCGCGGCGGGGGTCGGGGgctcgccggagccggcggaGGAAcggcgagagggagaggaaaacCAGAAGCCAATCCGACGTCGTAGGGACCAATTTCAAAATTCCGATGCAAAACAGAGACTTATCTGTAAATTTCAGGATCGGTTATCAATAAATAGGCAGCGCGACCCAAGACACTGAAACAGGGTTCATTTGTAAAGTTTTGGATCGCTACCGTCCAATCTTTTTATAAGTTActctaaaattagaattaaTTTAGGATTCTTTTAtcgatacatatataaaatacttatttataaactattttatttataaatatgacgttcgactttttcataaaatactAAAACAATCGCCGTATAAATAGTAGCGATCACAATTAGGGACATAAATGCAAAACATACTTATCCTCTTCGGGAGTACATACCACCGTCGGATCCACAATGCACGGCCCAGATTGAGGCATTGACCGCAGGATGCCAAAAAAAGTGACGTTTCTAAAAGAGTCcctcacaataaaataatttattttacggtCCAATCACCTCCCTTCGAAAGGATAGCGAGCTCGAGCTCAAGCAAGCTCCGCCTCCCGCTCCAATGGCGGCCACTCTCCCGCCATCTCACCACCGCCTCCCACTCCACGGCCGCCCCAagcctccccctccgcctcctcgccgcctccgcgtctGCGCGTCGCGCCTCCAGAACCCGACCACAACCCACTACCCgagcctcccgccgccggcgccggggcccTCCAcctccctcgtcgccgccgaggaggcctccctcgcgccgcgccgcacctACCGCTTCCCGGGATCGGTGTCCTCCCCCACGGTCCCGGACCCTGCTgcaggaggaggcgcggcggtggcggtggcggacgACGCCGTCCTGCGCCGCGCGCTCGAGGTGCGGCGCGCGGTGGCCGCCGAGGCGCTCGTGGCCGCGCTCCGTGGGGGGAAGGTGGGCGGGATGACCTACATCAGGAACCTCACCTCCCGGATGGCGCCGTTCGtggaccgcgtcgtcgtcgaggccgccgccatgcGCCGCGACCGCCCCGAGCTCGCGCACCAGTCGTTCaacgcgcgggcgcgggcgtaCATCGACGAGTCCGGCCTTGTCGCTCTAGTCAAGTAAAGATGCCgcttttccttctcttttttttttcctgtttctTTGTATAACTCGTCAGTTCATTTCTGTCTCGAATGCACGAGAATCGGATTGGAAATGAATGATACCACTGTCTGAAGCATAGCGAATCATGCAGCTGCAGTTTTGCTAGGTTATACCTTTCTAGATTAAGGTAGATTATGTATTGGAAAAAATTCGAGGGAAGTGACAATTCCATGTTCTAAGTAGGTCTGAGCATGACTTGCAAACGTAAAGCATTCGAGCTTACGAATATGCTGATGGATTCTTGTTTAGTTAGGCCTGAACATATGCTGATAGAACTAATCGATCATGATAGCCACCATGTTGGCAACGACTTCTGAGCCCTCTCAGGTCTCATTTGAGGTCTTCGGAGCTGATTCTTTGATGTATAGTTAGCAGCTACAGCACTTGATTTGTAGATATGATTGTGGTTTGCGGATAAACTGACCAGGCTTGAAAACTGTACTAAAACAGTGTGAAATTGAATCTATTAGATGTTTTTATCTCATTGTCAGAACTGCATTTATATGATGCACTGTAAAATTATTAGTaccttttttataatttgatttgaaCTAACAGACATGATTTATAACttttcttaatttcaaatAGAATCATTCCTGGCACCTTGTTAAACTCCTAAGCTGTTATGCTTTTATGGTGTTTTCTAAATAGCACTAAATCCTAAAATTGCATATTTCAGGTGGTTCAAGCACAACTCCATGACTTATCCCCAAATTGCAAAAGTAGTTTGCTCATCTTCTGGCAATCTAGAGAAAGTGAGAAGGATGATAAAGTGGTTGAGGTCTATTTATGTGAAAGGAGAGTACTTAGGACGTGTGCTTGCAAAAGGTGATGATTTTTTGAGCCGCAGTTTTGAAGAACTGGAAGAGATTATTGACTACCTGGAAAGTTGCAGTGTTAGAAAAGATTGGATTGGCTATGTGGTTGGTAGGTGTCCAGAGTTGCTGAATTTGTCCATGGATGAACTGGAGACTCGAGTGAGATTTTATACAGATATGGGAATGAATGATCACGACTTCGGTACAATGGTTTATGATTATCCAAAAGCTCTTGGATTTTTCAGCCTAGAAGAGATGAACAGTAAGGTGTTTGATGTGCATTAAAATTTGCTTTGTGCTTTTCTTTTGGTCATCTTGCTCATTCAAAATCCATTTCATGTGTCTTAATATGAAGAGGGTGTTCTTTG includes:
- the LOC102704073 gene encoding transcription termination factor MTERF2, chloroplastic, with the translated sequence MAATLPPSHHRLPLHGRPKPPPPPPRRLRVCASRLQNPTTTHYPSLPPPAPGPSTSLVAAEEASLAPRRTYRFPGSVSSPTVPDPAAGGGAAVAVADDAVLRRALEVRRAVAAEALVAALRGGKVGGMTYIRNLTSRMAPFVDRVVVEAAAMRRDRPELAHQSFNARARAYIDESGLVALVKWFKHNSMTYPQIAKVVCSSSGNLEKVRRMIKWLRSIYVKGEYLGRVLAKGDDFLSRSFEELEEIIDYLESCSVRKDWIGYVVGRCPELLNLSMDELETRVRFYTDMGMNDHDFGTMVYDYPKALGFFSLEEMNSKVQYLKEFGLSTEELGKLLAFKPQLMACSIEERWKPLVKYLYHLNISRDGMKRMLVVQPTIFCLDLETVIAPKVQFLQDIGVRSDSVGGVLVKFPPVLTYSLYKKIRPVVIFLMTKAGVKQEDIGKVIAQDPQLLGCSIVRKLEASVKYFRSLGIYHFVLGQMVTDFPTLLRYNVDVLRPKYQYLRRVMVRPLVDLVEFPRFFSYSLEDRIEPRHQTLVANRINMKLRYMLTGSDEEFAQRVREAVERRARFEAGHAAQDASDVPVASNEAEVAAASEDDREADT